ACGCGACGGCGACCGGATCTATGCGGTCATCCGCTCGATCGGCTCGGCCAGCGACGGCGGCGGCCAGGCGATCTACGCCCCCAAGGCCGCCGGCCAGGCCAAGGCCCTGCGGCGGGCCTATCAGCAGGCCGGCATCGCCCCCGGGACCGTCGAGCTGGTCGAGGCCCACGGCACCGGCACCCGAGTCGGCGACGGCATCGAGGTCGAGGCCCTGGAAGAAGTCTTCCGAGCGGGAGGCACCGGGGCCCGCTCGTGCGCCCTGGGGTCGGTCAAGTCGCAGATCGGCCACACGAAGGCGGCGGCCGGCGCTGCGGGGCTCGTCAAGGCGGCCCTGGCGCTCCACCATAAGGTGTTGCCGCCGACGATCAAGGTCGACCGGCCCCTCGAACGCCTGGCGGCCGACGACTCGCCGTTCTACCTCAACACCGACATCCGGCCCTGGCTGGGCTCGGCCGACCATCCCCGCCGCGCCGCCGTCAGCGCCTTCGGCTTCGGCGGCAGCAACTTCCACTGCGTCCTCGAAGAGGCCCGGCCCGACCGGCCGGCCGTCGACTGGGGCGGCGACGTCCAGGTCCTCGCCTACGCGGCCGACGACGCCCGAGCGATCGAGGCCCTCCTGCCGGCCTGGACCGACGCCACGACCTGGGCCCAGGTCCGGACCGAGGGGGCGAGGAGCCGAGAGGCCTTCCGCGCCGACCGCCCGCTGCGACTCCTGATCGTGGCGAAGCGCGGCGAGACGACGCCGGAGGCGCTGATCGCAGAGGCCCGCGAGCGGCTCTCAGGCACCCTTGCGACGCCTACGAAGCGGATCTTCCTCGGGAAGGGCGAAGTCGCCGGTCGGCTGGCGTTCCTCTTCCCGGGCCAGGGCTCGCAGTATGTGGGAATGACGCGTGACCTGGCTTGCCGATTCCCCCGCATGCTCGCCGCCTTGGAACTCGCCGATCGCGAGACCGCGGCCGCGCTCGACGGCACCAGGCTCAGCCACCATATCTTCCCTGCGCCGTCCTTCTCGGAAGAGCGACGGGCTCGCGACGACGACGCGCTACGCGATACTCGCCGCGCCCAGCCGGCCATCGGGGCCGTCTCGCTGGGGATGCTCGGGATCCTGGAGGACTTCGGCGTCCGGCCCGAGATGACCGGCGGCCACAGCTTCGGCGAGTTGACCGCCTTGCACGCGTCGGGGCGGATCGACGCGGCCTCGTTGATGCGGCTGGCGGCCGAACGCGGGGCTTTGATGGGCCGCTGCGCCGGCGGCGAGGACGCCGGCGCCATGCTCGCCGCGTTCGCGCCGGCCGACGTGCTCGCCGATCTGATCCGAGAGCACGCTCTGGACGTCGTCGTCGCCAACAAGAACGCCCCTCGACAGTGCGTCCTGTCCGGCCCCGCGGCGGAGATCGCCCGCGCGGAAGGCCTGCTCCGCGAGGCCAGGGTCAGCGCCCGGCGGCTCCCGGTCGCGGCCGCCTTCCACAGCCGGTTCGTCGCCGACGCCCGCCGCCCTTTCCGGGAAACGCTCGACGGCGTCGTGGTCGGCCCCGCGGCGATCCCGACCTTCGCCAACTCCACCGCCGAGCCGTATCCCGACGCGGCCGCCATCGCCCGCGACCTCCTGGCCGACCAACTCGCCCGGCCGGTCGAGTTCGAGGCCATGATCGGGGCCATGCACCGCGAAGGGGCCCGCCTGTTCGTCGAGGTGGGGCCCGACTCCAAGCTCTCCGGGCTCGTCGCCGCGATCCTTGAAGGCCGCGACCACGCCTGCGTCGCGATCGACGCCGCCCGCGAGACGAACGGCCTGGTGGGTCTGGCCGTCACGCTCGCCGCGATCGCCGCCTCGGGCCGCCCCGTCGACCTCGCTCGCTGGGACGCGGGCCACCCCTCCGCGGCGCCCGTCGGCAAGAAGGCCGGCCTCACCGTCCCGGTCTGCGGCGCGCACCCGACCCCGAATCGACCGCCCGAGCCGGCCCTTCACGCCCCGAAACCTTCGGCGACACCCCAACGAGCCAGCAAGCCGACCGTCGCGATCGACGCGGCCGAGAAACCGCCGGCGCGCAACGGGACCCTTCCCGCGCCTTCCGGGCCAACCCAGCCACGAGCCCCCTTCGAGCGGACCATGAACGCCCCCGACCGCCTGCATCTCCCCTCGTCGAATGGCAATGGACACGCCCACGGACTCGCGCACCCCGTCGAGCCGCAGCGCGAATCGCCCCGGCCGGCGCCTGCACCCGAGTCGGCCCCCGCGCTCCAGCACGCCCACGACCACCTGATCGCGTTCCAGCAGCTCGCGCAGCAGACGGCCCGCCTGCACCAGCAGTTTCTGGAAGGTCAGGAGACCGCCCAGCGCACCTTCCAGCTTCTCCTCGAACATCAACTCCGACCGGGATCGTTCGTCCCCTCGCCGACGGCCCCGCACCCCGTCGTCGAGCCCGTTCGCGCCGCCGCCCGAGCGGTCGAATCCGCGAAGCCCGTCGTCGTGTCCCCGCCAATCCCGGCCCGAACCACCGTCGCCGCCCCTCGCCCCGAAGCCGTGAAGGTCGAGGCCCGCCGGGTCGAGCCGACGCCGGCTCCCATGGTCTCCGTCGCGGCCCCATTTGAGGCGTCTCCGGTCGCGGCGGTACTTCTGTCGGTGGTGTCGGAGAAGACGGGGTACCCGGAGGACATGCTGGAATTGGGCATGCGGCTCGACGCCGACCTGGGGATCGACTCGATCAAGCGGGTCGAGATCCTCTCGGCCCTGCAGGACCGCCTCCCCGACGCCCCCGCCGTCGGGCCCGACCAGCTCGGCTCCATCCACTCCCTCGGCGACATCGTCGCCCTCCTCGGCGTCGCCACGCCGGTCGCGGCCCCCGCATCGGCCGCCGTTCCGGCCGCTGCCGGCCCCGACGTGGCGGCGGTGCTTCTGTCGGTGGTGTCGGAGAAGACGGGGTACCCGGAGGACATGCTGGAATTGGGCATGCGGCTCGACGCCGACCTGGGGATCGACTCGATCAAGCGGGTCGAGATCCTCTCGGCCCTGCAGGACCGCCTCCCCGACGCCCCCGCCGTCGGGCCCGACCAGCTCGGCTCCATCCACTCCCTCGGCGACATCGTCGCCCTCCTCGGCGTCGCCACGCCGGTCGCGGCCCCCGCATCGGCCGCCGTTCCGGCCGCTGCCGGCCCCGACGTGGCGGCGGTGCTTCTGTCGGTGGTGTCGGAGAAGACGGGGTACCCGGAGGACATGCTGGAGCTGGGCATGCGGCTCGACGCCGACCTGGGGATCGACTCGATCAAGCGGGTCGAGATCCTCTCGGCCCTGCAGGACCGCCTCCCCGACGCCCCCGCCGTCGGGCCCGACCAGCTCGGCTCCATCCACTCCCTCGGCGACATCGTCGCCCTCCTCCAGGTCGGTCCCATGATAGCGCCGGCACCCGCGGCCGTTCCGCGCGTGAATTCTGAGGCGGCCGAGCCCTCCCCGCAGCCGACCCGCCTGGAGCGGTTGGCCCCGAGGCCCCGGGCCGTCGCGTCGGTAGATCATCGCGAGCGGGTCGAACTCGCCGCGGGTGCCGAGATTTGGATCACCGAAGACGGCTCTCCGCTGACGCCCGCCTTGAATGCGGCCCTGAAAGAGCGTGGTTTCAAGCCGCGGGTCGTCGGGCCGGAAGGGCTCCAGGTGACGGCCGCGACTCCGAGCGGCCTCATCCTCGTCGCTCCCGACCGGGCCGATTCGGACTTTCTGAAGCAGGCGTTTCGGCTCATCCGGACGGTCGGCCCAGGGCTCCGCGGTCGTCGCGCGTCGGCCCTGCTAACGGTCTCGCGGCTGGACGGGGCGTTCGGCCTGAACGGGCTCGATCCGGCGATCGAGCCGACATCCGGCGGGCTCGCCGGCCTGGCGAAGACCGCCGGGCGCGAGTGGCCCGAGGTGAGCTGCAAGGCGGTCGACCTCGACCGCGCGACGAGCGACCACGCCGACGCCGCCCGGCGCATCGTCGAGGAGCTGATGCGGCGGGGCCCGGCCGAGATCGGCCTGTCGGCCCGGGGGACGGTCGAGATCGCGCTCGAACGGGTCGAGTGGACCTCGGGCAACCACCGCCGCCGACCGGTCCTGGATCGCGGCGACCTCGTGGTGATCACAGGCGGGGCGCGGGGCATCGCTGCGGAAGCGGCGGTCGCCCTCGCGGAGACGTACCATCCCGCCCTGCTGCTCCTGGGACGGACTCCTGCCCCGACCGGACCCGAGCCCGCCTGGCTCGCCGCCGCGGGCGACGAGGCGGCTGTCCGCTCCGCGCTGCTTCGCCACGCGACCGAACCGACGCCCCCGCCGAAGGTCAACGAGCAGGCTCGCCTGATCCTCGCCCGCCGCGAGATCGCCGTCGCGCTCGACCGCATCCGCGCGGCCGGCGCCGAGGCGGTCTACGAGGCCGTCGACGTCCGCGACCGCGAGGCCGTGCGGGCGGCGATCACCCGGGCGCAGGGCCGCTTCGGTCACGTTCGGGGCGTCATCCACGCCGCCGGCGTCCTCGCTGATCGCCGCATCGAGGACCAGACGGACGCCCAGTTCGACCTCGTCTACGACACCAAGATCGATGGACTGCTCTCGGTCTTCGAGGCCGTCGATCCTGGGGACCTCCGCGCCATCGCGGCCTTCTCGTCGTCGACGGCCCGGCTCGGCCGCGTCGGCCAGGTGGCATACGCCGCGGCCAACGAGGTCCTCAACAAGTGGTGCCAGGCCCAGGCGCGTCGGCTGCCGGAATGCCGTGTCGTCGCCTTCAACTGGGGCCCGTGGGAGGGGGGCATGGTGACGCCTTCCCTCCGCACCGTCTTCGAGCGGGAAGGCGTCGGCCTGATCCCCATGGCCGAGGGCGCGGCCCTCGTCGCACGCGAGCTTCAGGAATCGCGCGAGAACCCGATCGAGATCGTCGTGCTGGCCGACCCCCCGCAGCCCGGGCCGGGCCGGCCGGAAGGTCGAGCGGAGCCGGAGCGAGTCGCAACGTCGGGAGAGGCCGACGCCGTCGACGCCGAGCTGAGGCCCGCCTTCGAGCGGCTCGTCGACGTCCAGGCGTTCCCCGTACTTCGTTCGCACGTCATCGACGGCCATGCGGTCCTGCCCATGGCCCTGATCATGGAATGGCTCTGCGAGGCCGCCGTGCATCGACACCCCGGACTGGTGGTGGCGGGTCTCGACGACTTCCGACTATTCAAGGGTGTCGTCCTCCGCGACCACAAGGCCGTCCCCGTGTCGCTGCGGGCGGGCAAGGGCGAATTTCGCGACGGATCGTGGGTCGTCCCCGTCGAGATGCGTGGCAGGCTCGGCGAAGGCCGCGAGGTCGTCCACGCGCGAGCCACCGTCACCCTCGCCGATCGGCACGTCGAGGGGGCCAGGACTCTCGAAGAGAGCACACTCTTCGCCATGGACGACGATCGCGAGGCGATCTACGACCGGGTCCTTTTCCACGGCCCGGCGATGCAGGCCCTGGAGCGGGTGGAAGGGTGCGACGATCGGATGATCGCGGCCCGGGCCTCGACGTCCCCCGCGCCGGCGGAATGGATCGCCCGGCCCCTCCGTCGCGAGTGGTTGACGGACCCGCTGGCGATCGATGCGGCGTTCCAGTTGATGATCCTCTGGTGCCGTCAGATGTTGAACGCCAATTCGCTGCCGACGGCCGTCGGCTCGTACCGCCAGTTCCGCCGCAGGTTCCCGGCGGAGGGGGTCCGCGTCGTGGCGGTGATCCAGCGGGCGACCGACCTGACGGCCGTCGCCGACGTCGAGTTCCTCGACGATCGAGGCGGGCTGGTGGCCCGGATCGAGTCGTACGAGTGCGTCGTCGACGCCTCGCTGAACCAGGCCTTCCGCCGCAACCGGCTGACCCACCACCAGGCGGTTGCAAACCCCCGATGACCACGCGACGAACCGGCGGGGTGGCGATCGTCGGCTTCGGCGCGGCCTTCCCGGGGGCCTCGGACGCGCAGGCCTTCTGGCGGCTCGTGTCCGAGGCTCGCGACGCGGCGACCGAAGTCCCCCCGGGACGATGGTTGCTCGACCCGGCGCAAGCCTTCGACCCCGAGATCGCCCGCCCCGACCGGGTCTACACGACGCGCGGCGCGTTCCTGGCCGACGAGGCTCTTGAAGTCGACTGCGAAGGCCTCGACGTCGATCCCGCGCTGGTGGATCGCCTCGACCCCGCATTCCGGCTGGCCCTCCGCACGGCGACCGAGGCGTGGCGCTCGGCGCGGACGTCGGCCGTCGACCGCTCGCGCGTCGGCGTGATCTTCGGCCACATCGTCCTGCCGACCGAGACGACCTCGGCGTTCACGCGCGCGACGATCGGCCGGGAGATCGAGGAGGCGCTCGGCGTGGCCGCCCTCGAACCTTATCAGTTCGAGCCCCGCAACGCCTTCCCGGCCGGGGCGCCGGCGCGGCTCGTGGCGCAGGCCCTGGGCCTGGGCGGCGCGGCGTACACGATCGACGCCGCCTGCGCGTCGTCGCTCTACGCCCTGAAGCTGGCGTGCGACGAGCTGCTCTCGGGCCGGGCCGACGCGATGCTCGCCGGCGGAGTCTCGCGGCCCGACGCGCTCTACACCCAGATGGGCTTCTCGCAGCTCCGGGCCCTATCGGCCCGCGGCCGCGCGGCTCCGTTCGACGCCGAGGGCGACGGCCTGATCGTCGGCGAGGGGGCGGGCTTGTTCGTGCTGAAACGGCTCGAAGACGCCGTCGAACAGGGCGATGCGGTCCTCGGCGTCATCCGCGGCGTCGGCCTCTCCAACGACGTCCGCGGCGACCTGCTCGCCCCCAGCAGCGAGGGCCAGTTGCGAGCCTTGCGCTCGGCTTATGAGCAGGCCGGCTGGGAGCCCGACGACGTCGACCTGATCGAATGTCACGCCACCGGCACTCCGCTCGGCGACTCCGTCGAGCTGGAGAGCCTGAAAACCCTATGGGCCGACCTGCCCCGGCCCGTCGAGCCGGGCTTTTGCGTGCTCGGGTCGGTGAAGTCGAACGTCGGCCACATGCTCACGGCCGCCGGCGCGGCCGGACTGCTGAAGGTCTTGCTCGCGTTCCAGCACAGGACCAGGCCGCCGACCGCCAACCATCGGACATCTTCGGCCCGCGTCCCCCTGGAGGGGAGCCCGTTCCGGGTGCTCCGGGCCGCCGAACCTTGGCCCGAGCCCGCGGCAGGCCGCCCTCGACGCGCCGCGATCAGCGGCTTCGGCTTCGGCGGGATCAACGCCCACGTCCTGATCGAGGAGTGGACGGGCGAGAATGCGGGGCCGGCGACGGCTCGCGAGGCCTCGGCGGCCGAGGCCGTCGCCATCGTCGGCCTGGCGGCCCGATTCGGCCGGGATTCCGACCTGGACGCCTTCGAGCGGCGAGTCCTGGCCGGCGAGCCGGGAGAGGTGGGGCGGGAGGCGAGGATCGAAGAACTAGGCCTCCGGCTGGGCCGCTTTCGGATCCCCCCGCGCGAACTGGAAGAGATGCTGCTCCAGCAGTCGGCGACGCTCCTGGTCACGGCCGACGCGATCGCCGACGCGAACTGGTCGCCCGAGTCCGCCCTGAGTTCGGGCGTGCTCGTCGGCCTGGGCCTCGACCTGAACGCCACCAACTTCCAGCTTCGCTGGTGGCTGGAATCGCGGGCGTCGGCATGGAACCGGGAGCAGGGCTGGGAGCTGACCGACGTCGAGCTGGCGGCGTGGGTCGCCGAGGCCTGCGACGCGATCCAGCCCGCGCTCACCGCCAACCGGACGATGGGATCGCTCGGCGGCCTCGTCGCCAGCCGGATCGCCAGGGAGTTCCGCATCGGCGGGCCCAGCTTCACCACGTCGAGCGACGAGGGATCGGGCCTGGACGCCCTGCGGATCGCCGCCGACTGGCTGGCGCGGGGTGAGCTGGACTCGGCCATCGTCGCCGCCGTGGACCTCGCCGCCGATCCCCGCACGAGCCTCGCGGCGCGCAGGCTGGCTGCCGAATCCGGGCTGGAGGGTCTCAAGACCGGCGACTGCGTGGTGGCAATGGTCCTGAAACGCCGAAACGACGCCCTGCGCGACGGCGACCGGATCTATGCGATCCTCGGCGACCACAAGAGCGGCCTACCCGCGATCATCCTGGACGCCCCGCGCGGCTCTCTCGGCTGGACCGGCGCGGCCGAGGGCCTCGCGACGGTCGCCGCGGCGGCTCTGGCCCTAGACCGCTCGGTCGTCCCCCCTTCGGGCCGCTGGTCCGGGGGGACGGCGGACGGTCGGTCGCCGAGCTATTGGCCCCATAACCGCGACGAGGGGACACGATCAAGTCGGGTCGAAGTGCGAGGGCTGGACGGCACGTCTCGGTCGATCGTCCTGGAGGCTGTCGAGAGCGACGGCGTCCGACCGCTCGATCCCGCCCCGATCGCCCTTTTTTCGGTGTACGGCGGCAGCGTCGAGGAGCGGCTGCGCCGGCTCGACGAGCTGGCGACCCTCGTTTCCGGAGTAGGCGAGCGGACGATCGATCAGATGGCGGCGGCATGGTGGCGCGTGGCTTGCGAGCATGCATCCGACGGTCCGGG
The DNA window shown above is from Paludisphaera mucosa and carries:
- a CDS encoding type I polyketide synthase, whose translation is MNQADSPPPVPVAIIGMGCLFPKAEDLERYWSNIRDRLDAITEVPETHWRAEDYFDADPKAPDRTYAHRGGFLAPVDFPLLDFGIAPNAIEATDTSQLLGLLVARQALEDAGYGAGGREFSRDRTSVILGVTGTLELVIPLGARLGHPIWRRALAEAGVDRDTADDVVRRIAGSYVGWQEASFPGLLGNVAAGRIANRLDLGGSNCVVDAACASSLGAVNLALHELASGRCDVALSGGLDTFNDIFMYMCFSKTPALSPSGHARPFAAEGDGTTLGEGLGILVLKRLEDAERDGDRIYAVIRSIGSASDGGGQAIYAPKAAGQAKALRRAYQQAGIAPGTVELVEAHGTGTRVGDGIEVEALEEVFRAGGTGARSCALGSVKSQIGHTKAAAGAAGLVKAALALHHKVLPPTIKVDRPLERLAADDSPFYLNTDIRPWLGSADHPRRAAVSAFGFGGSNFHCVLEEARPDRPAVDWGGDVQVLAYAADDARAIEALLPAWTDATTWAQVRTEGARSREAFRADRPLRLLIVAKRGETTPEALIAEARERLSGTLATPTKRIFLGKGEVAGRLAFLFPGQGSQYVGMTRDLACRFPRMLAALELADRETAAALDGTRLSHHIFPAPSFSEERRARDDDALRDTRRAQPAIGAVSLGMLGILEDFGVRPEMTGGHSFGELTALHASGRIDAASLMRLAAERGALMGRCAGGEDAGAMLAAFAPADVLADLIREHALDVVVANKNAPRQCVLSGPAAEIARAEGLLREARVSARRLPVAAAFHSRFVADARRPFRETLDGVVVGPAAIPTFANSTAEPYPDAAAIARDLLADQLARPVEFEAMIGAMHREGARLFVEVGPDSKLSGLVAAILEGRDHACVAIDAARETNGLVGLAVTLAAIAASGRPVDLARWDAGHPSAAPVGKKAGLTVPVCGAHPTPNRPPEPALHAPKPSATPQRASKPTVAIDAAEKPPARNGTLPAPSGPTQPRAPFERTMNAPDRLHLPSSNGNGHAHGLAHPVEPQRESPRPAPAPESAPALQHAHDHLIAFQQLAQQTARLHQQFLEGQETAQRTFQLLLEHQLRPGSFVPSPTAPHPVVEPVRAAARAVESAKPVVVSPPIPARTTVAAPRPEAVKVEARRVEPTPAPMVSVAAPFEASPVAAVLLSVVSEKTGYPEDMLELGMRLDADLGIDSIKRVEILSALQDRLPDAPAVGPDQLGSIHSLGDIVALLGVATPVAAPASAAVPAAAGPDVAAVLLSVVSEKTGYPEDMLELGMRLDADLGIDSIKRVEILSALQDRLPDAPAVGPDQLGSIHSLGDIVALLGVATPVAAPASAAVPAAAGPDVAAVLLSVVSEKTGYPEDMLELGMRLDADLGIDSIKRVEILSALQDRLPDAPAVGPDQLGSIHSLGDIVALLQVGPMIAPAPAAVPRVNSEAAEPSPQPTRLERLAPRPRAVASVDHRERVELAAGAEIWITEDGSPLTPALNAALKERGFKPRVVGPEGLQVTAATPSGLILVAPDRADSDFLKQAFRLIRTVGPGLRGRRASALLTVSRLDGAFGLNGLDPAIEPTSGGLAGLAKTAGREWPEVSCKAVDLDRATSDHADAARRIVEELMRRGPAEIGLSARGTVEIALERVEWTSGNHRRRPVLDRGDLVVITGGARGIAAEAAVALAETYHPALLLLGRTPAPTGPEPAWLAAAGDEAAVRSALLRHATEPTPPPKVNEQARLILARREIAVALDRIRAAGAEAVYEAVDVRDREAVRAAITRAQGRFGHVRGVIHAAGVLADRRIEDQTDAQFDLVYDTKIDGLLSVFEAVDPGDLRAIAAFSSSTARLGRVGQVAYAAANEVLNKWCQAQARRLPECRVVAFNWGPWEGGMVTPSLRTVFEREGVGLIPMAEGAALVARELQESRENPIEIVVLADPPQPGPGRPEGRAEPERVATSGEADAVDAELRPAFERLVDVQAFPVLRSHVIDGHAVLPMALIMEWLCEAAVHRHPGLVVAGLDDFRLFKGVVLRDHKAVPVSLRAGKGEFRDGSWVVPVEMRGRLGEGREVVHARATVTLADRHVEGARTLEESTLFAMDDDREAIYDRVLFHGPAMQALERVEGCDDRMIAARASTSPAPAEWIARPLRREWLTDPLAIDAAFQLMILWCRQMLNANSLPTAVGSYRQFRRRFPAEGVRVVAVIQRATDLTAVADVEFLDDRGGLVARIESYECVVDASLNQAFRRNRLTHHQAVANPR